The Sinorhizobium fredii USDA 257 region CACTGGAAGAGCAGGCGGGCGAGGACAATGAAGGCGTCCGCCTTGCACTTTATTTCGAGCGGAAGGCGGGCTCGCTCGTCGATGCCTATGACCTCCTGGCGGACGACGCGCTCGCCGAGGTGTTCCGCACGATCTTCAGCTTGCCCGACGAGTTCAGCTCAATGGACATCGACCAGCAGGCGAAGATCGTCGAAAAGAACCTCGATCTCGAGAAACTGAGCGACCCGGCTGAACTCAAGAAACTTCTGGCGCGCTTTGCGGTGCTTTACGATCTGGAAAACAACACGGAGGTCGACCCAGCGGTGATCGTACTATCGAGCACGGGAAGCAGCGTCGGCATCAGCGCCGATACGCTCTATACGCTTTCTCAGCTCAGGATGGGTGGATAAGCGCGCGGCCTTCGTCTCACTCCTGGCGCAGCACCTTGTCCGGATTCATGATCCCAGCGGGATCGAAGGCATGCTTGATCCGCCGCATCAGCTCGATCTCGATCGGCGAGCGGATGGCCGCGAGTTCGTCGCGCTTCAACTGGCCGATGCCGTGTTCGGCCGAAATCGATCCGTTATATTTCAGCACGATGGCGTGGACGATGGCATTTACTTCGCGCCAGCGGGCCAGAAAGGCGCCGCGGTCCGCGCCGACCGGCTGGGAAATGTTGTAGTGGATGTTGCCGTCGCCCATATGGCCGAAGGCGCAGACGCGCGCATCGGGGATCGCCGTCATGACCGCCGCGTCAGCCTCGGCCATGAAGGCCGGAATGCTCGACACCGGCACGGAAACGTCGTGCTTGATCGAGCCGCCTTCGGGCTTCTGCGCCGGAGACATGCTCTCGCGCATGTGCCATAGCGCCTTTCGCTGCGCTTCGCTCTGGGCGATGACGGCATTTTCGACGAGCCCGTCGGCGATGCCCGCCTCGAGCAGGCTTTGCACCATGCGCTCCGCGCTCTCGGCGGCGTCCGATGTGGAGATATCGATCAGCGCATACCAGGGATGGCTCGTTTCCATCGGATCGCGCACGCCCGGTATGTGGCGGGTGGTGAACTCGATGCCGAGCCTCGGCATCAGTTCGAAACCGGTCAAGGCGGGCCCGCAGAGGCTCGATGCCCGGTCGAAGAGAGCGAGCGCGTCTTCGACGCTTGCGAGGCCGGCAAAGGCGACCTGATGGCCGCGCGGTTTCGGGAAGAGCTTCAGGACCGCGCCGGTGATGACGCCGAGCGTCCCTTCCGCGCCGATGAAGAGATCGCGCAGGTCATAGCCGGTATTGTCCTTCTTGAGCCGCCGGAGCCCGTCCCAGACTTCTCCGGTCGGAAGCACGACCTCCAGCCCCAGGCAGAACTGGCGCATATTGCCATAGGCAAGCACGGCGGTGCCGCCGGCATTGGTCG contains the following coding sequences:
- a CDS encoding FAD-binding oxidoreductase, producing MNTIPSPELIASFTDIVGPGHALTGPAETAPYLVESRGLYRGTTPLVLRPGSVDEISRILELASRTQTAIVPQGGNTGHVAGQIPREGKSDVVLSLERMNRIRDIDPVGNVIVADAGCILADIQKAADDVDRLFPLSLGSEGSARIGGNLSTNAGGTAVLAYGNMRQFCLGLEVVLPTGEVWDGLRRLKKDNTGYDLRDLFIGAEGTLGVITGAVLKLFPKPRGHQVAFAGLASVEDALALFDRASSLCGPALTGFELMPRLGIEFTTRHIPGVRDPMETSHPWYALIDISTSDAAESAERMVQSLLEAGIADGLVENAVIAQSEAQRKALWHMRESMSPAQKPEGGSIKHDVSVPVSSIPAFMAEADAAVMTAIPDARVCAFGHMGDGNIHYNISQPVGADRGAFLARWREVNAIVHAIVLKYNGSISAEHGIGQLKRDELAAIRSPIEIELMRRIKHAFDPAGIMNPDKVLRQE